AGCATCACCGCCGCCTGGCCGTAGGGATCGCGCGGATCGGCCCCGGCGATCGCCGCAAACAGCAGTTCGGCGTCGGCCACGGTGCGCGCCATCGGACCGACGAAGGAATTGGCGCCGAAGAGGTCGGGCAGTTGCAGATGCGGCACGACCCCGAGCGTCGGCTTGAAACCGACGACGCCGCAACAGGCGGCCGGAATGCGGATCGAGCCGCCCCCGTCTGTGCCGAGCGCCAGCGGCCCCATGCCAGCCGCAACCGCGACCGCCGCGCCGGAACTCGAAGCGCCGGGTGTGACGCCGGCATCGATCGGATTGAGCGTGCGGCCGAACAGCGGCGAGGTCGGCGACTGCACGTGGCCGAACTCCGGCGTGGTGCTCTTGCCGATCAGGATCGCGCCGGCCTTGCGCGCGCGCGCCACCGAGACCGCATCGTCCTTGGGCACGTTGGTTTCGAACAGGCGCGAGCCCATGGTGGTGCGCACGCCCGCCGTGTTGATCAGGTCCTTGACCGAGTAGGGGATGCCGAACAGCGGCGGCAAGTCCTCGCCGGCCGTCATCGCGGCCTCCGCGGCGCGCGCCTCGGCTCGCGCTTCCCGGCCCGTGACGGTGATGAAGGCGTTGAGGTCGGCGCGCGCCTCGATCCGCCCGAGCACGGCTTCGGTCACCTCGACGGGCGACAGCGCCTTGCGGCGATACCTTGCGGCGAGTTCGGTGGCGGTGAGATCGGCGATGTCGGTCATGGTCTCCGCTCTCAGATCATCCACCGGCCGCCGTCGATCAGCAGGCTCTGGCCCGTGATGAAGCGCGCCTCGTCGCTGGCGAGGAAGGCCACGGCGGCGGCGACGTCCTCGGGTTCGCCGACGAAGCCCGCCGGCGTGGCCGCCTTGATCCTGTCGATGACGGCGGCCGGCACGCGGTCGTGCGCGCGGGTGCGAATCGCGCCCGGCGCGACGGCGTTGACGGTCACGCTATGCGGCGCGAGTTCGCGCGCCAGCGAGCGCGTGAAGCCGACGATGCCCATCTTGGCGGCCGCATAGTCGGCGAGCCCGGCATCGCCCGCGAAGGCCGCGTCGCTCGCCATGTTGACGATCCGCCCGCCATGCGCGCGCATGGCGCCGACGACGAGGCGCGACAGCCGCATGGCGCTGAACAGGGACACTTCCATGACGAAGCGCCAGACCTCTTCGCTCGATGCGTGGAACGGGGCCGAGCGTTCGCGCCCGCTCTGCCCGACATTGTTGACGAGGATTTCCACCCGTCCGAACCGCGCCACGGTCCCGGCATGGAAGCTTTCGAGCACCTCGCCATCGGTGCAGTCGCCGTCGATGGCAAACAGTCTTTCCGCCTCCGCTGCGTCCATGTCGACGGTCAGAGCCGCGGTCGCGAGGTCGAGAACGCCGACGCGGGCGCCCTCGGCCAGGAAGCGCCTGGCGATGGCCGCGCCGATGCCTGCGCCGCCGCCGCTGACGATCACGACACGGTCCCTGAAGCGCTGGACGGCGATCATCCCGGGGTCCTCAGTGGAAGGTCCGCCCGCCATCCACCGCGATCGTCGCCCCGGTGATGTAGGACGCGTCGCGACTGGTCAGGAAGGCGATCACGGCGGCGATCTCGTCCGGATCGGCGATGCGCGCCAGCGCATATCGGTCCCGCACCGCCTGCAGCGCGGGCTCCGGATCGCTCGATGGCAGCGAACCGCGAAACAGCTCCGTGTCGACGGCGCCGGGGCACACGATGTTGACGCGAACTCCGTAATCCGCCGCTTCGATGGCGAGCGCCTTGGAAAACATCTGCAGGCCGGCCTTGGAAGCACCGTAGGCGGTGCGATGCCGCAGCGGTTGCAGGCCCGCGCCCGACGACACGTTGACGATCGATCCCTGTCCCGCCGCGCGCAGATGCGGGACGGCCTGGCGGCAGACCAGCATCGGCCCGGTCAGGTTGACGGCCATCAGGTGCTGCCATTGCTCGTCCTCCATGGCCTCGATCGGGCATTCGAGGTCGATGCCGGCCGAATTGACGATGCCGTCGAGCCCTCCGAGCACATCGGCCGCGCGGTCGACCGCATCGCGGACGCTGCCGGCGTCGGCGAGATCGGCGACGATCGGATACAGCTCGTCCCGCCGCGCCAGTGCGGCGAGCGCCGCTTCGTCACGGTCGAGGCAGGCGACCCGTGCGCCACCAGCCAGGAAGCGCTCCACGCTCGCCCGGCCGATGCCGCGGGCGCTGCCCGTCACCAGGATGCGCCGGCCGGTGAAGTCGCCGCTCATGCCGCTGCCTTCTCGAGGCCTGGGCGCATCGCCTCGACCATCTCGTCACAGCGGCCGATCCACACGTCGCCGTGCTTGAGCGCACGCTCGATCAGCCGTTCCAGGACGCCGATGCGCGACGGCTGGCCGATGATCTGCGGATGCATGCCGACCATCATCATGCGCTTTTCGGCGTAGAGCACGTCGAACTCGGCGGTCCAGGCCTCCGACAGCGCCGACGGCGCCTGCATCGTGCGGCCCGGCAGGACGATCGAGTACTGGAAGAAGGGCGCGTCATCGAGCACCCAGCGGAACGGCAGTTCCACGATCTTCGTCTTCTTGCCGTCCACCGTGTGGAGATAGGGCGAATCGTCGTCGAAGAAGTTCGAGGAATAGTCGAAGCCGTATTCGACCAGCATCGGCATGGTGATCGGACTGATTTCGGCGGCGGGCGAGCGCCAGCCGCGCGGCGCGCGGCCCGTCACGCGTCTGATCGAGTCGTAGCCCTTCTGCATCTCCTCGCGTTCCTGTTCGGGCGTGAGGTTGAGAATCCAGGAATGCGTATAGCTGTGGTGGGCTATCTCGTGGCCGCCCTCGAGAATGCGCTCCATCAGCTCCGGACGCTGGTCGATCACCAGGCCAGGGATGAAGAAGGTCGTCTTCAGCCCGTAGCGCGCCAGCAGCTTCAGGACGCGATCGGTGCCGACCTTCCAGCCATAGGCGCCCTGCGACATCAGGACAGGCCGGTTCGCATAGGAAGGGTCCCGCGCCGTCCACATCGTCTCGGCATCGAGATCGAAGGTCAGGAACAGGGGAAAGCCCCGGCTGGTGAGATGCATGCGGAGGTTCCGATCAGACGAAGCGGTGGAAGCCGGTCCAGCGCTCCGCGAAGAAGAGCACCAGCACGGTGGCGATGATGAGCAGGGTCGAGACGGCGGCGACGCTGGGGTCGACGCCCATCTCCACCGAGGTGAAGATGAGGATCGGCAGCGTGGTCTGCCGCGGCCCGGCCAGGAAGATCGTCACCGGAACATTCTCCATCGAGGTGACGAAGGAGAACAGGGCGCCCGCCACCAGGCCGGGCTTGATCAGCGGCAGCGTCACCAGCCGGAAGGCGGTGAAGCCGTCCGCTCCCAGGCAGCGCGCGGCCTCCTCGACGGAGAGGTCGATGCCCGACAGGCTCGCCAGCGCCGAGCGCACGATATAGGGGACCGTGATCACGATATGGGCGAGCAGCAGCACCACGAAGCCGCCGCGCAGCCC
The nucleotide sequence above comes from Aquibium microcysteis. Encoded proteins:
- a CDS encoding amidase, with protein sequence MTDIADLTATELAARYRRKALSPVEVTEAVLGRIEARADLNAFITVTGREARAEARAAEAAMTAGEDLPPLFGIPYSVKDLINTAGVRTTMGSRLFETNVPKDDAVSVARARKAGAILIGKSTTPEFGHVQSPTSPLFGRTLNPIDAGVTPGASSSGAAVAVAAGMGPLALGTDGGGSIRIPAACCGVVGFKPTLGVVPHLQLPDLFGANSFVGPMARTVADAELLFAAIAGADPRDPYGQAAVMLHEPGRPSLEGLRIAWIAQGGARVEGEVASITGRAVRALEAEGARVETTEIDFKSHEAAFLTLLRVGLAARTGPLTKGREALVSQSLLDTIALGEACSGVDLARATAARTVLFQAMQSLFERFDLVVSPTLTAPPLPIDVDPTGDIMIDGHNEGTVRGAWYPFTFPQNLTGHPAISLPCGRTSKGLPVGLQLCAPWYRDRALLAIASTIEAMFG
- a CDS encoding SDR family NAD(P)-dependent oxidoreductase; translated protein: MIAVQRFRDRVVIVSGGGAGIGAAIARRFLAEGARVGVLDLATAALTVDMDAAEAERLFAIDGDCTDGEVLESFHAGTVARFGRVEILVNNVGQSGRERSAPFHASSEEVWRFVMEVSLFSAMRLSRLVVGAMRAHGGRIVNMASDAAFAGDAGLADYAAAKMGIVGFTRSLARELAPHSVTVNAVAPGAIRTRAHDRVPAAVIDRIKAATPAGFVGEPEDVAAAVAFLASDEARFITGQSLLIDGGRWMI
- a CDS encoding ABC transporter permease, which translates into the protein MNDQRPTLPVTTIALLVVVFLQIPVIVVVLASVSETSYLTIPPQGLTLKWFQAVLTDSAYLGAIRNSLVLAIGATAISLVLGVAASYALFRRMLPGSEALTALLMSPLIIPSVVIGVALLQYFTLVGLRGGFVVLLLAHIVITVPYIVRSALASLSGIDLSVEEAARCLGADGFTAFRLVTLPLIKPGLVAGALFSFVTSMENVPVTIFLAGPRQTTLPILIFTSVEMGVDPSVAAVSTLLIIATVLVLFFAERWTGFHRFV
- a CDS encoding polysaccharide deacetylase family protein gives rise to the protein MHLTSRGFPLFLTFDLDAETMWTARDPSYANRPVLMSQGAYGWKVGTDRVLKLLARYGLKTTFFIPGLVIDQRPELMERILEGGHEIAHHSYTHSWILNLTPEQEREEMQKGYDSIRRVTGRAPRGWRSPAAEISPITMPMLVEYGFDYSSNFFDDDSPYLHTVDGKKTKIVELPFRWVLDDAPFFQYSIVLPGRTMQAPSALSEAWTAEFDVLYAEKRMMMVGMHPQIIGQPSRIGVLERLIERALKHGDVWIGRCDEMVEAMRPGLEKAAA
- a CDS encoding SDR family NAD(P)-dependent oxidoreductase, with product MSGDFTGRRILVTGSARGIGRASVERFLAGGARVACLDRDEAALAALARRDELYPIVADLADAGSVRDAVDRAADVLGGLDGIVNSAGIDLECPIEAMEDEQWQHLMAVNLTGPMLVCRQAVPHLRAAGQGSIVNVSSGAGLQPLRHRTAYGASKAGLQMFSKALAIEAADYGVRVNIVCPGAVDTELFRGSLPSSDPEPALQAVRDRYALARIADPDEIAAVIAFLTSRDASYITGATIAVDGGRTFH